A part of Nitrospirota bacterium genomic DNA contains:
- a CDS encoding VacJ family lipoprotein, which yields MKTDKRSSVRFIAVLAVFLFSVVPGNAGARLAAELEHSDNAGSSIPNPSGRLETAVMPGASSQTYYVVSDNLYVLVQKPMAKAYGAFSMKPVIVSDVAGYSDEDTGPAGLASGDTLRAGESSSFDRAEQGSEKLQGTEVAINMNFRRAADKPEKPGAGADSSQDNEDIADPLEPINRVFFTFNDKFYFWAVKPAARVYGLIVPEWGRMRVRNVFDNVQAPVRLVNALLQLKMHKVGTEFARFVLNSTVGVAGLFDIASRHPELITSEEDLGQTFGAYGLGEGFYLVLPFLGPSSLRDTAGTVGDYFLDPIGHITPVRDAIVVRSFDRVNDTSFKIGDYEDIKESAMDAYISIRDMYKQFRRNKIRE from the coding sequence ATGAAAACAGATAAAAGATCATCCGTGCGGTTCATTGCGGTGCTGGCAGTTTTTTTGTTCTCTGTCGTGCCGGGCAATGCCGGCGCTCGCCTTGCAGCAGAATTAGAGCATAGTGATAATGCCGGCAGCAGTATCCCTAATCCCTCGGGGCGGCTTGAAACAGCCGTTATGCCTGGGGCATCCTCGCAGACGTATTATGTAGTCAGTGACAACCTCTATGTCCTTGTCCAAAAACCGATGGCTAAAGCATACGGCGCATTTTCCATGAAACCGGTTATCGTGTCTGATGTTGCCGGCTACAGTGACGAAGACACAGGGCCTGCAGGTTTGGCATCAGGAGATACGCTGCGTGCCGGCGAAAGCAGTTCCTTTGATCGCGCTGAGCAGGGGAGTGAGAAGCTTCAGGGGACAGAGGTAGCCATTAATATGAATTTCAGGAGAGCAGCAGACAAACCGGAGAAACCTGGTGCCGGAGCTGATAGTTCCCAGGATAATGAAGATATTGCAGACCCGTTGGAGCCGATAAACCGCGTTTTCTTCACCTTCAACGATAAGTTTTATTTCTGGGCGGTGAAACCTGCGGCCCGTGTCTATGGACTTATCGTGCCGGAATGGGGCCGGATGAGAGTACGGAATGTATTTGATAACGTGCAGGCTCCGGTAAGGCTGGTCAATGCACTCCTACAGCTAAAGATGCATAAGGTTGGAACAGAATTCGCCAGGTTTGTTCTCAACAGCACCGTTGGCGTTGCCGGATTATTCGATATCGCTTCCAGACACCCTGAACTCATCACCAGCGAAGAGGACCTGGGCCAGACTTTCGGCGCCTATGGATTAGGGGAGGGGTTCTATCTTGTTTTGCCGTTCCTGGGGCCTTCTTCCCTGCGGGATACGGCAGGAACGGTCGGTGACTATTTTCTTGACCCCATAGGGCACATAACGCCGGTGAGGGATGCGATAGTCGTGCGGTCTTTTGATCGGGTCAATGATACTTCTTTCAAGATCGGCGATTATGAAGACATCAAGGAATCTGCAATGGATGCGTACATTTCAATACGGGATATGTATAAGCAGTTCAGGAGAAACAAAATTCGGGAGTAA